One window of Phycisphaerae bacterium genomic DNA carries:
- the dnaA gene encoding chromosomal replication initiator protein DnaA: MSIQTETFWTNVLAYVKRQHPAVNRGWFSQLQPGAIEQGRYQIFACDPAQVIYLNRHCSRAFTEAVQAATGRLIGVDFLTSNSSADRNYSAEVLDEDAPSFERDSSVLRLIPDYTFETFVTGPCNRFAHAAALAATESPGTAYNPLFIHGSCGLGKSHLLQAMCHRVLDRSPATRIMYVSCETFVNQFIEAVERGALHSFRNLYRRVDMLVLDDMQFLAGRDGTQEEFFHTFNALHQVNKQIVLSADSPPHQIPSLEERLVSRFKCGLLARIDAPCLETRGAIIRKKLRLRQLQLPEDAIMHIAEFGPSNTRELEGALNRIHGLSVLVNRPIDLPLVREALGGEPQAPTREIKIQDIIHFVTDRFGVKLSDLQGRKRSRSIALPRQVCMYLARQFTRHSLEEIGGFFGGRDHTTVLHANKLVAGRRRSDAALRARLDEIESTLLKGE, encoded by the coding sequence ATGAGCATCCAGACCGAAACTTTCTGGACCAACGTCCTCGCATATGTGAAGCGTCAGCACCCGGCCGTGAATCGCGGTTGGTTTTCGCAGCTTCAGCCCGGGGCGATTGAGCAGGGCCGCTATCAGATTTTTGCATGCGATCCGGCTCAGGTGATTTATTTGAATCGTCACTGCTCGCGGGCGTTCACGGAGGCGGTGCAGGCCGCAACGGGTCGCTTGATCGGTGTGGATTTCCTTACATCAAACTCGTCGGCGGACCGAAATTATTCCGCCGAGGTATTAGACGAGGACGCTCCATCATTCGAGCGGGACTCGTCGGTTCTCCGTTTGATTCCCGACTACACATTCGAGACGTTCGTGACCGGGCCGTGCAATCGATTCGCGCATGCCGCGGCGTTGGCAGCCACCGAATCGCCCGGCACGGCGTACAACCCACTGTTCATTCACGGCTCATGTGGATTGGGTAAGAGTCATCTTTTACAAGCCATGTGTCATCGTGTTCTCGATCGATCACCCGCCACGCGGATCATGTACGTTTCATGCGAGACGTTCGTGAATCAGTTCATCGAGGCCGTGGAGCGCGGCGCGCTGCATTCATTTCGGAATCTGTATCGCAGGGTGGACATGCTGGTATTGGATGACATGCAGTTCCTCGCGGGACGGGACGGCACGCAGGAGGAGTTTTTTCACACATTTAACGCGCTGCACCAGGTGAACAAACAGATTGTTCTTTCGGCCGATTCGCCCCCGCATCAGATACCCAGCCTTGAGGAGCGGCTGGTCAGTCGATTCAAATGCGGACTGCTCGCGCGGATCGACGCGCCATGTCTGGAGACGCGCGGTGCGATCATTCGCAAGAAACTGAGGTTGCGTCAGCTTCAATTACCGGAAGATGCAATCATGCACATCGCCGAGTTCGGCCCGTCGAACACGCGGGAGTTGGAGGGTGCGCTAAACCGGATTCACGGACTGTCGGTACTGGTCAATCGGCCGATCGATTTGCCGCTGGTGCGCGAAGCGCTGGGGGGCGAACCGCAGGCGCCGACGCGCGAAATCAAGATTCAGGACATCATTCATTTCGTGACGGATCGATTCGGCGTCAAGCTCTCGGATTTGCAGGGTCGCAAGAGAAGCCGTTCGATTGCGCTGCCGCGGCAGGTCTGCATGTACCTGGCGCGTCAGTTCACGAGACACAGCCTGGAAGAGATTGGTGGATTCTTCGGCGGCCGCGATCACACGACGGTACTGCATGCGAACAAGCTGGTGGCAGGTCGGCGGCGATCAGACGCAGCGCTTCGGGCCCGATTGGATGAAATCGAGTCGACGCTACTGAAGGGCGAGTGA
- a CDS encoding DUF721 domain-containing protein, translated as MAFTPEQTGRRTSHREYILRREGLLAASPAERELFWRRYNEGRRRSARKAVSLGELIGPWLKSESASLASGLSRAIGLWTRLLPVEYRDRCRVESLRRGALRVVVDGKPTAFALRRHVEAMFLKSAQAEMVGVVAIERVEYRVGRVSRSV; from the coding sequence TTGGCATTCACACCTGAACAAACTGGCCGTCGAACCTCACACCGCGAATACATCCTGCGACGCGAAGGGCTTCTGGCGGCTTCGCCCGCGGAGCGGGAGTTGTTCTGGCGGCGCTACAATGAAGGCCGGCGGCGTTCGGCTCGCAAGGCGGTATCCCTGGGTGAGTTGATTGGTCCGTGGTTGAAGTCGGAATCGGCATCGCTGGCGTCCGGGTTGTCGCGGGCGATCGGCCTATGGACCCGGCTTTTGCCGGTTGAGTATCGGGATCGATGCCGCGTGGAGAGTTTGCGGCGCGGGGCGCTTCGCGTGGTGGTCGACGGAAAGCCGACCGCATTTGCGCTGAGGCGGCACGTTGAGGCGATGTTTCTGAAGTCGGCACAGGCAGAGATGGTCGGCGTGGTGGCGATTGAGCGCGTCGAGTATCGGGTCGGCCGTGTGAGTCGGTCGGTTTAG
- a CDS encoding exosortase/archaeosortase family protein yields the protein MSGTPASEISRSSTAMEGSSAARPNQMGWWSYLGAWGVFKILSLAAVLGWFYFDHIKRMSQIWKQPDWSHGYLVPFFSIYLIHQNRKRLMDDRHEGSLLGLLMIVISLAVYVAAVYAKVGYPQPLSIVFVLGGLVWLLRGFHALRIVWFPLAFLFLAIPPPDRLYRELTQPLQQLAALVAKHVLSMLPGVYEVQRAGFNLAYYMDSGREGSFTVAGACSGMRSLMAFVAIGLAMAYMSPRPAWHRIALGVSVIPVALFCNVARVIITGSLQMYDHGNLATGTPHTVLGLIMFALGFAIYLGIIWLLDHLFVDDAGDDDASVVAAGGGE from the coding sequence ATGAGCGGGACTCCTGCATCCGAGATCAGCCGGTCGTCCACCGCGATGGAGGGCTCGAGCGCGGCGCGCCCGAATCAGATGGGCTGGTGGTCGTATCTCGGCGCCTGGGGCGTGTTCAAAATCCTCTCTTTGGCGGCTGTTCTAGGGTGGTTTTACTTCGATCACATCAAGCGGATGTCCCAGATCTGGAAACAGCCGGACTGGTCACATGGTTATTTGGTTCCGTTCTTCAGCATTTACCTGATTCATCAGAACCGCAAGCGGCTGATGGATGATCGTCATGAAGGGTCGCTGCTCGGTCTGCTGATGATCGTGATCTCGCTGGCGGTCTATGTCGCGGCGGTGTATGCCAAGGTGGGGTATCCGCAGCCGTTGTCGATCGTGTTTGTGCTGGGCGGGCTGGTCTGGCTTCTGCGCGGGTTCCATGCGCTGCGGATCGTCTGGTTTCCGCTCGCTTTCCTTTTTCTTGCGATTCCGCCTCCCGATCGGCTTTATCGCGAATTGACCCAGCCACTTCAGCAACTGGCGGCGCTGGTGGCGAAGCATGTTCTGTCGATGCTTCCCGGAGTCTATGAGGTTCAGCGGGCCGGATTCAATCTGGCCTATTACATGGACAGCGGGCGGGAAGGTTCGTTTACCGTTGCGGGTGCGTGCAGCGGGATGCGTTCGCTGATGGCGTTCGTGGCGATCGGGCTTGCAATGGCTTACATGTCTCCGCGTCCGGCCTGGCATCGGATCGCGCTGGGCGTAAGCGTCATACCTGTGGCACTGTTCTGCAATGTGGCCCGCGTGATCATCACGGGCAGTCTGCAGATGTATGACCACGGCAACCTGGCGACTGGAACGCCGCATACCGTGCTCGGGTTGATCATGTTCGCACTGGGATTTGCGATATATCTGGGCATCATCTGGCTGCTGGATCATCTCTTCGTGGATGATGCGGGCGATGACGACGCCTCCGTCGTGGCGGCCGGAGGCGGGGAATGA
- a CDS encoding SLBB domain-containing protein: protein MSWLKNGLLDPSQSGNFEKPVRLEIRDSVSVLDEPMGIQDAEEPTEEDVAVTYEELPIGPGDFLRVTVFELLAPSITSELQFQVRASGYETFPVVGPVRVAGMRPRELELSIKDQLREAGILENADVQVTVLRSESQQYSVVGGVVQPGNYPLTRPNLKLLNALAAAGGLPPQAQTVIVIRNGAANRGMDFPSPPPTSMPGGVRPMNSTLSDSPVFTMSDVSPQGVAGATTAPATTTRAAGEGQAVDELEILEGGPKPNSDPPTPIYNPETGEWEVGGVKPVTTMTGEPGDMMRGEHADEGEFTSDQPASMPTTAVAGDGEMFPETEESLIPSVRILEIPAKALREGDPRYNVVIRPSDLIDVPVGDVGEFYMYGNVSRPGAYQLTGRRITVKQAIASAGGFGPLALPSRADLIRRVGKDEEQFIQIDLDAIFAGTAPDFYLRPNDIVNVGSSPVMIFLAVVRNAFRFSYGFGFVYDRNFADSDSFFAQEQVKQRRRLEAQQRGLPF, encoded by the coding sequence ATGTCATGGTTGAAGAACGGATTGCTGGATCCATCGCAGTCGGGCAATTTTGAAAAGCCGGTTCGACTGGAGATTCGCGATTCCGTCAGTGTGCTGGACGAGCCGATGGGCATTCAGGATGCCGAGGAGCCGACCGAAGAGGATGTCGCGGTCACCTATGAGGAACTGCCGATCGGTCCGGGCGACTTTCTGCGGGTGACTGTCTTTGAACTGCTTGCGCCGAGCATCACGTCGGAGTTGCAATTCCAGGTTCGGGCCTCGGGGTATGAGACGTTTCCGGTGGTTGGACCGGTGCGGGTTGCGGGAATGCGCCCGCGCGAGCTGGAATTATCCATCAAGGATCAATTGCGTGAGGCGGGCATTCTGGAAAACGCCGACGTGCAGGTCACGGTGCTGCGGTCGGAGTCGCAGCAGTATTCGGTGGTGGGCGGCGTGGTTCAGCCTGGCAACTATCCATTGACGCGTCCGAATCTGAAATTGCTGAATGCACTTGCCGCGGCAGGTGGGTTGCCTCCGCAGGCGCAGACCGTGATCGTGATCCGCAACGGCGCGGCCAACCGCGGAATGGATTTTCCTTCGCCCCCCCCGACTTCCATGCCGGGTGGTGTGCGGCCGATGAACTCGACGTTATCCGATTCCCCTGTTTTCACCATGTCGGATGTTTCACCTCAGGGCGTGGCGGGCGCGACGACGGCTCCGGCCACGACCACTCGCGCGGCGGGCGAGGGCCAGGCGGTGGACGAGCTGGAAATACTGGAAGGGGGGCCGAAGCCCAATTCGGATCCGCCAACACCGATTTACAATCCCGAGACCGGCGAATGGGAGGTTGGCGGGGTGAAGCCGGTTACGACGATGACGGGTGAGCCGGGCGACATGATGCGTGGTGAGCACGCGGATGAGGGTGAATTCACGTCTGATCAGCCTGCGTCAATGCCGACGACGGCCGTTGCGGGCGACGGCGAGATGTTTCCGGAAACAGAGGAATCGTTGATTCCGAGTGTGCGGATTCTGGAGATTCCCGCGAAGGCTTTGAGAGAAGGTGATCCCCGGTACAATGTGGTGATTCGCCCGTCGGATTTGATCGACGTGCCCGTCGGCGACGTCGGCGAATTCTACATGTACGGGAATGTGTCGCGGCCGGGGGCGTACCAGTTAACGGGCCGTCGGATTACGGTGAAGCAGGCGATTGCTTCGGCCGGGGGATTCGGACCGTTGGCACTTCCGTCGCGGGCGGATCTGATTCGGCGTGTCGGCAAGGATGAGGAGCAGTTTATCCAGATTGATCTGGACGCGATCTTCGCGGGTACGGCACCGGATTTCTATCTGCGGCCGAACGACATCGTAAACGTTGGATCGTCGCCGGTGATGATATTCCTTGCGGTGGTTCGGAACGCTTTTCGATTCAGCTACGGGTTCGGATTTGTATACGACCGCAATTTTGCGGACAGCGATTCATTTTTCGCACAGGAGCAGGTGAAGCAGCGTCGGCGGTTGGAGGCGCAGCAGCGCGGATTGCCGTTCTAG
- the gyrB gene encoding DNA topoisomerase (ATP-hydrolyzing) subunit B has product MSDSIENVPEPSIPIPAVGEDTYGADSIRVLEGMEAVRKRPSMYIGDTQLHGLHHLVWEVVDNSVDEALGGYCRNIIVKISADGSCTVIDDGRGIPVETKSFPDNPMLDGKSALEIALTVLHAGGKFDRKSYSVSGGLHGVGVSVVNALSEWLVIEVNRGGKVHTMRFSRGKVTRELECIGDTNKTGTRVEFQPDPQIFPDTKFRTETLTTRLRELAYLNEGLRIQFIDERCDKREEFHYSDGLRAFVEYMNEGKNVLHPARVLNAFDDESRLGCKVAFQWNDSYNESLLAFANNIKNRDGGTHLSGFQAALTRTLNAFGRKNNLIKNDLAIKGEDWREGLTAIVSVKVPEPDFQGQTKDRLMNADVESFVQQTVNEQLGNWLEENPAEAKKVVAKGIQAAVAREAARKAREATRKTALSSGDLPGKLWDCRSKNADESELFLVEGDSAGGSAKQGRDAVTQAILPLKGKILNVEKARMDKILSHEEIKTIIRAVGCGVPGSEDFDITKARYGKIIIMTDADVDGSHIRTLLLTFFFRHMRGLIDSGRVYIAQPPLYLLKRGKSAEFVLNDSVMDGKLTDWGLAGTRLSVRTFGEDPSVPPDERSIEGENLRRLVSIVDTISLVQRIMQRRGIELRSLIARHLSGGNMMLPRVRAVLDNEDHYFSDEDAFNQFRREMQEKHGNVEVVDGGVSLPSQTEDESGGKVLIRYELSESRDLERAIRQLMEFGISIDDYFMQREELVTGELTPAKYALVPESGEHVELESLARVPSGVRSLGQRGTTVKRFKGLGEMNPGELWETTLDPQRRKLLQVAVSEEDQDAEQLEIDTRAADRIFSILMGENVEVRREFIENNAIHVKDLDI; this is encoded by the coding sequence ATGTCTGATTCAATAGAGAACGTTCCGGAACCGAGCATCCCGATCCCTGCCGTCGGCGAGGATACGTACGGGGCGGATTCGATTCGCGTGCTCGAGGGCATGGAGGCTGTTCGCAAGCGGCCGTCGATGTACATCGGCGACACGCAGCTCCACGGGCTGCACCATCTCGTCTGGGAGGTGGTTGATAATTCGGTCGACGAGGCGCTGGGGGGTTATTGCCGGAACATCATCGTCAAGATATCGGCGGACGGAAGCTGCACGGTGATTGACGATGGGCGGGGCATTCCAGTTGAGACGAAGTCGTTTCCCGACAATCCGATGCTGGATGGTAAGAGCGCCCTTGAGATTGCACTGACGGTCCTTCACGCGGGCGGGAAGTTTGACCGGAAGTCGTACTCGGTCAGCGGAGGTCTGCACGGCGTCGGCGTGAGCGTGGTCAATGCGCTGTCGGAATGGCTGGTCATCGAGGTGAATCGCGGCGGCAAGGTTCACACGATGCGGTTCTCACGCGGCAAAGTCACCCGGGAGCTTGAGTGCATCGGTGACACCAACAAGACAGGCACGCGCGTCGAGTTTCAGCCGGACCCGCAGATTTTCCCAGACACGAAGTTCCGTACGGAAACGCTGACGACGCGGCTTCGCGAACTGGCCTATCTGAACGAAGGTCTTCGGATTCAGTTCATCGATGAGCGCTGCGACAAGCGGGAAGAATTTCACTACAGCGATGGTCTGCGCGCATTCGTTGAGTACATGAACGAAGGCAAGAATGTGCTGCATCCAGCGCGGGTGTTGAACGCGTTCGACGATGAATCGCGACTGGGCTGCAAGGTCGCCTTCCAGTGGAACGATTCATACAACGAAAGCCTGCTGGCTTTTGCCAACAACATCAAGAATCGCGACGGCGGCACCCATCTATCGGGCTTTCAGGCCGCGTTGACTCGCACCTTGAATGCGTTCGGCCGGAAGAACAACCTGATCAAGAACGATCTGGCCATCAAGGGCGAGGATTGGCGCGAAGGATTGACGGCGATCGTTTCGGTAAAGGTTCCCGAGCCGGATTTTCAGGGTCAGACGAAGGATCGTCTGATGAACGCGGATGTTGAATCGTTTGTTCAACAGACGGTCAACGAGCAACTGGGCAACTGGCTGGAAGAGAATCCCGCGGAGGCGAAGAAAGTTGTCGCCAAGGGCATTCAGGCGGCGGTCGCGCGGGAGGCCGCGCGGAAGGCGCGTGAAGCGACTCGCAAGACGGCGCTTTCGAGCGGCGATCTGCCCGGCAAGTTGTGGGATTGTCGCAGCAAGAATGCGGATGAGTCCGAGCTGTTCCTGGTCGAGGGTGATTCGGCGGGCGGGTCTGCCAAGCAGGGCCGCGATGCCGTGACCCAGGCGATTCTTCCGCTCAAAGGCAAGATTCTGAACGTCGAAAAAGCGCGGATGGACAAGATTCTCTCGCACGAGGAAATTAAGACCATCATTCGCGCGGTGGGTTGCGGCGTACCGGGGTCGGAGGATTTTGACATCACGAAGGCGCGGTACGGCAAGATCATCATCATGACCGATGCTGACGTTGATGGGAGTCATATTCGCACGTTGTTGCTGACGTTTTTCTTCCGGCACATGCGCGGACTGATCGACTCGGGGCGGGTGTATATCGCCCAGCCGCCGTTGTATCTGCTGAAGCGCGGCAAATCGGCGGAGTTTGTGTTGAATGACTCGGTCATGGACGGCAAGCTGACGGACTGGGGATTGGCCGGCACGCGGCTATCGGTGCGGACCTTTGGCGAAGATCCGTCCGTTCCGCCGGACGAACGATCGATCGAGGGTGAGAATCTGCGTCGATTGGTTTCGATTGTTGACACCATCTCCCTGGTGCAGCGGATCATGCAGCGTCGCGGCATTGAGCTTCGGAGCCTGATCGCGCGGCATCTGTCCGGTGGAAACATGATGCTTCCGCGGGTTCGGGCGGTGCTCGACAATGAAGACCACTACTTCTCGGATGAAGACGCGTTCAACCAGTTCCGCCGCGAGATGCAGGAGAAGCATGGCAACGTCGAGGTGGTCGACGGCGGCGTAAGCCTTCCGTCCCAGACGGAGGATGAGAGCGGCGGGAAAGTGCTGATCCGATATGAGCTGAGCGAGTCGCGTGATCTGGAGCGTGCGATTCGGCAACTCATGGAGTTTGGCATTTCGATCGACGATTACTTCATGCAGCGCGAGGAGCTTGTCACGGGTGAACTGACGCCGGCGAAGTATGCGCTGGTGCCGGAGAGTGGGGAGCACGTGGAGCTGGAAAGCCTCGCCCGGGTACCGTCTGGTGTTCGGTCGTTGGGCCAGCGCGGCACGACGGTGAAGCGTTTCAAAGGTCTTGGCGAGATGAATCCGGGCGAGCTCTGGGAAACGACGCTCGATCCGCAGCGCCGCAAGCTGCTTCAGGTTGCGGTGTCCGAGGAGGATCAGGACGCCGAGCAGCTCGAGATCGACACACGGGCGGCCGACCGGATATTTTCAATTCTCATGGGTGAGAACGTCGAGGTTCGGCGGGAGTTCATCGAGAACAACGCCATTCATGTCAAAGATCTAGATATCTGA
- the dnaN gene encoding DNA polymerase III subunit beta: MKFICERLALQEALGAVSSVAMTRTPRPILECVRLTAEKDSLLLTAYDQELGIQYRVTQVDVSKPGETLVKCDRLMAIVRESSDETMTFETDDDILSIRGRDSHFRVNGQNVREFPPVPGMEGEANLTLRIGDLKFAIEKTLFAAARESTRYAINGVLWQKKGKQLRLVSTDGRRLAMSGAPIQSGTDADVNVIVPTKTLNLIQRLHFDADESVDIRVTANQIAIRSPKATISSVLVEGNFPRWEDVIPRDNDKTMSLNSSIFLSAVRRAALLSSPESKGVLLKAEKGMLELTSRSAEQGEANIKVEVDYKGPEIRIGFNPEFLVDALKVCDDELSIDLKDGTRPGLIKSGKEFQYVVMPVNLS, from the coding sequence ATGAAATTCATTTGTGAGCGTTTGGCACTACAGGAAGCCCTTGGCGCTGTTTCGAGCGTTGCGATGACGCGTACGCCGCGTCCGATTCTGGAGTGCGTTCGATTGACGGCTGAGAAAGACAGTCTGCTGTTGACGGCATATGACCAGGAGCTGGGGATTCAGTATCGCGTGACGCAGGTTGATGTGTCGAAACCCGGCGAGACGCTGGTGAAGTGTGATCGGCTGATGGCGATCGTTCGCGAGTCTTCGGACGAGACGATGACGTTCGAGACCGACGACGACATTCTGAGTATTCGGGGGCGCGACAGTCATTTTCGGGTGAACGGGCAGAACGTTCGGGAATTTCCGCCGGTTCCCGGCATGGAAGGCGAAGCGAATCTGACATTGCGCATCGGTGATTTGAAGTTTGCCATTGAGAAGACGCTTTTCGCGGCGGCGCGTGAGAGCACGCGATATGCGATTAATGGCGTGTTGTGGCAGAAGAAGGGCAAGCAGCTTCGCCTGGTGTCCACGGACGGGCGGCGGCTTGCGATGAGCGGAGCGCCGATTCAATCTGGGACGGACGCCGACGTGAATGTGATTGTTCCGACGAAGACACTGAATCTGATTCAGCGGCTGCACTTTGATGCTGACGAGTCGGTCGATATTCGCGTGACGGCGAATCAGATCGCGATTCGATCGCCGAAGGCGACGATCAGCAGCGTGCTGGTGGAGGGCAATTTTCCGCGATGGGAAGATGTCATACCCCGGGACAATGACAAGACGATGTCACTGAATTCCTCGATTTTTTTGAGTGCAGTGCGGCGGGCGGCGCTGTTGTCCAGCCCCGAATCCAAAGGCGTGCTGCTGAAGGCCGAGAAGGGGATGCTGGAGCTGACGTCGCGTTCGGCTGAGCAGGGCGAAGCGAATATCAAGGTCGAGGTGGATTACAAGGGGCCGGAGATTCGGATCGGTTTTAACCCGGAATTTCTTGTCGACGCCTTGAAGGTCTGCGACGATGAGTTGTCGATCGATCTCAAGGACGGCACGCGGCCGGGGCTGATCAAGAGCGGCAAGGAATTTCAGTATGTCGTGATGCCGGTCAATCTTTCGTAG
- a CDS encoding acetyltransferase: METIILGAGGHGRVVLDILLAGKKYKPVGFLDNNAALHGRRVDGLPVLGSINQLAAIRDQGVSKAVIAIGDNGVRRGLALQVQHAGLEIVSAIHPSANIAAGASIGQGVVIAAGAIVCAHCQIGDYVILNTGSIVDHESMIGTSVHICPGVKLAGHVAVESGAFIGIGATVIQGVRVGFDAVVGAGAVVIRDVDPMTSVVGVPAHIIKSAPSSSQFASLLMPAAGGDRADYRDPMAVPPPTPRRRAPLKTTNAGAR; encoded by the coding sequence ATGGAAACGATCATCCTGGGCGCCGGCGGACACGGGAGAGTCGTCCTCGATATTCTCCTCGCTGGAAAGAAGTACAAACCCGTCGGTTTCCTCGACAACAACGCCGCCCTCCACGGCCGGCGCGTCGATGGCCTGCCTGTTCTCGGATCGATCAATCAACTGGCAGCCATCCGGGACCAAGGCGTCTCCAAGGCCGTCATCGCCATCGGTGACAACGGCGTGCGACGCGGCCTTGCGCTGCAGGTTCAACATGCGGGACTTGAAATCGTCAGCGCCATCCACCCGTCAGCCAACATCGCCGCCGGTGCCTCGATCGGACAGGGAGTGGTAATCGCGGCCGGCGCGATTGTTTGCGCGCATTGCCAGATCGGCGACTACGTAATTCTCAACACCGGCAGCATCGTCGATCACGAATCCATGATCGGCACTTCCGTCCATATTTGCCCGGGCGTGAAGCTTGCCGGACATGTCGCCGTCGAAAGCGGAGCGTTCATCGGCATCGGAGCGACCGTCATACAGGGCGTCCGAGTCGGATTCGACGCAGTCGTCGGCGCCGGGGCCGTCGTAATTCGAGACGTCGATCCGATGACATCCGTCGTCGGAGTCCCGGCCCATATCATCAAATCCGCGCCGTCCAGCTCACAATTCGCATCACTGCTCATGCCCGCGGCCGGCGGCGACCGCGCGGACTATCGAGATCCCATGGCGGTCCCGCCTCCGACCCCACGCCGACGCGCACCGCTCAAAACGACAAATGCTGGCGCCCGATGA